In Edaphobacter paludis, a single window of DNA contains:
- a CDS encoding carboxypeptidase-like regulatory domain-containing protein, with amino-acid sequence MASDRNTLKWLRKYGSIALACFCFLLVSTNYAAAQVDEGSITGTVTDTTGAVVPDATVTLVNTDVGLNLKSTTNNNGTYSFSPIRIGHYSVTVTAQGFAKTTQQNITVNVAQSLQVNVQLKLGAATETVEVTTAPPTLQTDGASVGQVITEKSVNDLPLNGRNFTFLAQLGAGTQTPQADTRGNAASGAFSANGLRPAQNNYLLDGIDNNSNAVDFLNGTNFIVLPPVDAIAEFKVQTADFSAELGRSAGAVLNATIKSGTNSFHGAAWEFFRNDKLDAADWFEDNAGIKKGVLRQNQFGASIGGPIIKNKVFFFGDYEGLRRVQGTVSTGTVPTTAEVSSGFQNLSDMITSQSSAAAQVDSLGRSIPKGTILDPATTRAVTAGQVDPVSGISAPKTGYVRDPFGTCPASTTTFTLATCGLNQLPQGRLDPVALKLLSLYPAPTSSSFSSNYATSPHLFEHRNAFDTRVDVNPTQKDQVFFRFSYVDDPQYIPGIFGGVADGGGFQQGLQTAKSNQSAFGYTHVFTPETINVLRVGFNHLHTTRFGPVGNQSGIPAQYGIQGIPQFAENGGLPSIAINGLSTLGSNAFLPSDEISQTLQITDDLTKIWKSHTFKGGVESQHVKFSTLQPAYSRGNFDYNGQYTDIPQQNNGGTGRAQFLLTPTASTVPNGVNFSGGSDSINASNINKTYDAKIYFASYFQDDWKVNSKLTLNLGLRWDYFGPIDETNGGQANFAQSGPPNGVPTYLIPASGKDNRSLSTSFTTLLAKDGIQLEQTDRYGQGLVKMQKTNFAPRVGFAYQITPRFVARGGFGFFYNAFENQGYGPNIGENYPFVFNFTYTPQTAGTNPGLQTVSPISYNTPWAGCPTAGPGSTATMGAGLSCVQFTPTAVNAQGLGLQGLQFQYQTPRTLSTNFTLQYSLTPSLSVQAAYVFTQGKYLQAGIGQNNVTAILPQGTSTTNLAHPGAGGTIPFPDFSSGSSYQATIGQSDYNGLQTKIEQQFSNGLTFLFAYTYSKTLSDAGDLLNGGSVGGYRAPSVPGLGPMFDWGLADFDIRQVLHFSGGYELPVGKNKRFLGTSSKAVDAVIGGWSANWIATLQGGQPITLSCPTGTTAGTNCNDVRVAGQSQKLGLHTDSQGKLNWFGNVKAFQQPCQLGPNGPIPDSPAGCIPSTGSAVLGFAGPNTFGPGFHRLDFSLFKAIQINDRFSMQFRTEFFNILNHPNFNAPNFGGNGVVAISGSGNFTNANFGEIGSTRDAPYDPRQIQFALKLYY; translated from the coding sequence ATGGCTTCTGACCGCAACACCCTCAAATGGCTAAGGAAATATGGCTCGATAGCACTCGCGTGCTTTTGCTTTCTCCTGGTCTCGACAAACTACGCAGCAGCCCAGGTAGATGAAGGCTCCATTACCGGAACCGTGACCGACACCACCGGCGCTGTCGTGCCAGACGCCACCGTTACCCTCGTAAATACGGATGTGGGTCTAAACCTCAAGAGCACGACGAACAATAACGGTACATACTCCTTTTCTCCCATCAGAATCGGTCACTACTCCGTTACCGTCACCGCTCAGGGTTTTGCGAAGACAACCCAGCAGAACATTACGGTAAACGTTGCGCAAAGCCTGCAAGTAAACGTTCAACTCAAGTTGGGCGCCGCGACCGAGACCGTCGAAGTGACCACTGCCCCGCCAACTCTTCAGACCGATGGCGCGTCCGTCGGCCAGGTGATTACCGAGAAGAGTGTCAATGACCTTCCGCTCAATGGCCGCAACTTTACCTTCCTCGCGCAGCTGGGAGCCGGCACGCAAACGCCACAGGCCGATACGCGCGGTAACGCGGCCTCAGGAGCCTTCTCGGCCAATGGTCTGCGCCCTGCTCAGAACAACTACCTGCTCGATGGTATTGACAATAACTCCAACGCAGTAGACTTCTTGAACGGTACCAATTTCATTGTTCTCCCCCCAGTGGATGCTATTGCGGAATTCAAAGTTCAGACTGCGGACTTCAGCGCTGAGCTGGGGCGTTCCGCCGGCGCTGTCCTCAACGCAACCATCAAGTCTGGTACTAACAGCTTTCATGGTGCCGCGTGGGAATTTTTCCGCAACGACAAGCTCGATGCCGCCGACTGGTTTGAAGATAACGCCGGAATCAAAAAGGGCGTCTTGCGGCAAAACCAATTCGGAGCCTCTATCGGCGGCCCGATCATCAAGAACAAAGTCTTCTTCTTCGGCGACTATGAGGGTCTCCGCCGAGTCCAGGGAACAGTTTCAACCGGCACCGTACCAACCACAGCCGAAGTGAGCAGTGGCTTCCAAAACCTCTCCGACATGATCACTTCGCAGTCCAGCGCCGCTGCCCAGGTCGATAGTCTTGGCCGTTCGATTCCAAAGGGTACGATCCTCGATCCAGCAACGACTCGTGCCGTTACCGCAGGCCAGGTGGATCCGGTCTCTGGTATCTCTGCACCAAAGACAGGCTATGTTCGCGATCCCTTTGGAACTTGCCCTGCCAGCACAACGACCTTCACCCTTGCCACCTGCGGCCTGAATCAACTTCCACAAGGTCGGCTGGATCCCGTAGCGCTCAAGCTGTTGAGCCTCTACCCGGCACCGACCAGCAGCTCCTTCTCGTCGAACTACGCCACCAGTCCCCACCTCTTCGAACATCGCAACGCATTTGATACTCGTGTCGACGTCAACCCGACCCAGAAGGACCAGGTCTTCTTTCGCTTCAGCTACGTGGACGATCCTCAATATATCCCGGGTATCTTCGGTGGTGTCGCGGACGGCGGTGGATTCCAGCAGGGGCTCCAGACTGCCAAGTCGAATCAGTCTGCCTTTGGATATACTCACGTCTTCACGCCAGAGACGATTAATGTGTTGCGTGTCGGATTCAACCACCTTCACACCACCCGCTTTGGTCCTGTAGGCAATCAGAGTGGCATCCCGGCACAGTACGGGATCCAAGGTATTCCTCAATTCGCTGAAAACGGCGGTCTTCCCTCCATCGCCATCAATGGGCTGTCAACCCTTGGCAGCAACGCTTTCCTGCCGTCCGATGAGATCAGCCAGACTCTTCAGATTACGGACGACTTGACCAAGATCTGGAAGTCGCACACTTTCAAAGGTGGCGTCGAATCCCAGCATGTAAAATTTTCGACCTTACAGCCGGCGTATTCTCGTGGCAACTTTGACTACAACGGCCAGTACACCGATATTCCGCAGCAAAATAACGGCGGAACTGGACGTGCACAATTCCTGCTCACTCCGACAGCATCGACTGTCCCCAATGGAGTGAACTTCTCCGGTGGCTCCGACTCAATCAACGCCTCCAACATCAACAAGACCTATGATGCGAAGATCTACTTCGCTTCGTACTTCCAGGACGATTGGAAGGTCAACTCCAAGTTGACACTCAATCTGGGGCTGCGTTGGGACTACTTCGGGCCGATCGACGAGACCAACGGCGGCCAAGCCAACTTTGCGCAGTCAGGTCCACCAAATGGAGTTCCGACCTACCTCATTCCGGCCTCCGGAAAGGACAATCGGAGCCTGTCCACCAGCTTTACCACCTTGCTGGCGAAGGATGGAATCCAACTGGAACAAACGGACAGATACGGCCAGGGATTGGTAAAGATGCAGAAGACCAACTTTGCGCCGCGTGTCGGCTTCGCCTACCAGATCACCCCAAGGTTTGTCGCACGCGGCGGCTTTGGCTTCTTCTACAACGCATTTGAAAACCAGGGATACGGTCCGAATATTGGTGAAAACTATCCATTCGTCTTCAACTTCACCTACACACCGCAGACGGCTGGTACTAATCCCGGACTGCAAACTGTTTCTCCCATCAGCTACAACACTCCGTGGGCGGGCTGCCCCACCGCGGGTCCAGGTTCAACTGCAACCATGGGCGCCGGTCTCTCCTGCGTGCAATTCACGCCGACGGCTGTGAATGCTCAAGGTTTGGGTCTGCAAGGTCTTCAATTTCAATACCAAACCCCTCGTACATTGAGCACGAATTTCACGCTGCAATACTCGCTAACGCCTTCCTTGTCCGTACAGGCAGCCTATGTCTTTACTCAGGGCAAATATCTCCAAGCCGGAATTGGCCAGAATAATGTCACCGCAATCCTGCCCCAAGGTACAAGCACTACAAATCTTGCACATCCAGGGGCTGGCGGTACCATTCCGTTCCCTGACTTCTCATCCGGTTCCAGCTATCAGGCCACCATCGGGCAAAGTGATTACAACGGACTGCAAACCAAGATCGAACAACAATTCTCGAATGGTCTCACCTTCCTCTTCGCCTACACCTACTCCAAGACACTTTCGGATGCAGGTGACCTGCTGAATGGCGGAAGCGTAGGCGGGTATCGCGCACCCTCCGTTCCTGGTCTTGGCCCGATGTTTGACTGGGGTCTGGCTGACTTCGATATCCGCCAGGTACTGCACTTCAGCGGCGGATATGAACTTCCAGTCGGCAAAAACAAGCGCTTCCTCGGAACATCGAGCAAGGCAGTCGATGCTGTCATTGGAGGATGGTCGGCAAACTGGATCGCCACGCTTCAGGGTGGCCAGCCTATCACTCTCAGCTGTCCTACCGGTACAACGGCGGGAACGAACTGCAACGATGTCCGTGTTGCGGGCCAGAGCCAGAAGCTGGGTCTCCATACCGACTCGCAAGGAAAGCTTAACTGGTTCGGCAATGTCAAGGCATTTCAGCAGCCCTGCCAGCTAGGCCCCAACGGTCCAATTCCAGACTCGCCCGCTGGTTGCATCCCTTCTACCGGCAGCGCGGTTCTTGGTTTCGCCGGACCAAACACGTTCGGTCCTGGATTCCATCGTCTGGACTTCTCGTTGTTCAAGGCAATCCAGATCAACGACAGGTTCTCCATGCAATTCCGGACTGAGTTCTTCAACATCCTCAACCATCCGAACTTCAACGCACCGAACTTCGGTGGGAACGGAGTTGTGGCCATCTCCGGTTCCGGCAACTTTACCAACGCCAACTTCGGCGAAATTGGGTCTACACGTGATGCTCCCTACGATCCGCGACAGATTCAGTTCGCCCTCAAGCTGTACTACTAA
- a CDS encoding tetratricopeptide repeat protein codes for MSRKAWCRRAILCPMLVWATFAAAEDNPQQKLDRQFQSAVAHYDAGQLPEAAAELEDLLPHVSNNFEAQELLGLIYASMSDDAKAIVHLEAAVRLKPNSAPARTNLAASLSRSGSPQLAGEQLQKALTLAPHEYTTNHNLGEFYIKSGKISEARPLLARAQRIDPSSYDNGYDLATADLLTGQLAEARELVQSLLQKKNTGELHNLLAQIEEKDGQFVAAANEFETAAHMDPSEDNLFDWASELLLHRTYEPAIEVFRSAAQRYPNSPRLMIGLGMSLYARGLYEDAVKALLTAADLNPSDPRCYLFLSKSYDSSPSQADEVIQRFRRYAALEPNNALAQYYYAMSLWKGKRAEGSGLNFQEVESLLKKSIALNGSIPEAHMQLGNLYADQRQFEKSIPEYVRALELNPNLPDAHYRLGTDYVHIGQKDRAQTEFAVYQKLRAQHMAEVDKERAEVKQFVYSSKPAPSAKP; via the coding sequence GTGAGCAGAAAGGCCTGGTGCCGACGGGCGATACTTTGTCCGATGTTGGTCTGGGCAACATTCGCGGCAGCGGAAGACAATCCGCAGCAGAAGCTGGATCGCCAGTTTCAGTCTGCTGTGGCGCATTACGACGCCGGACAGTTGCCAGAGGCGGCCGCCGAACTAGAAGATCTATTGCCGCACGTATCAAACAACTTTGAAGCTCAGGAACTCCTCGGCCTGATTTACGCCTCGATGTCCGACGATGCAAAAGCCATCGTCCACTTGGAAGCAGCGGTTCGGTTGAAGCCGAATTCGGCCCCTGCGAGGACAAATCTGGCAGCCAGCCTGTCCCGTTCTGGAAGCCCACAGTTAGCTGGGGAGCAACTCCAAAAAGCGCTCACTCTGGCGCCCCATGAGTACACGACAAATCACAATTTAGGTGAGTTCTATATCAAGTCTGGAAAGATCTCAGAAGCGCGCCCATTGCTCGCACGGGCGCAGCGAATTGATCCTTCCTCCTACGACAATGGCTACGACCTCGCAACTGCCGACCTGCTCACCGGACAGCTCGCTGAGGCACGGGAGCTTGTCCAAAGCCTCCTGCAAAAAAAGAATACCGGCGAGCTTCATAATCTTCTGGCCCAGATCGAGGAGAAAGATGGTCAATTCGTGGCGGCGGCGAATGAGTTCGAGACCGCCGCTCATATGGATCCCAGCGAAGACAATCTGTTTGACTGGGCAAGCGAGCTTCTTTTGCACCGGACCTACGAGCCGGCAATCGAAGTGTTCCGGTCGGCTGCCCAGCGCTATCCGAATTCGCCACGCCTGATGATCGGACTTGGCATGTCGCTCTACGCGCGAGGGCTATATGAGGATGCAGTGAAAGCCTTACTCACGGCTGCCGATCTCAATCCCTCCGACCCCAGGTGCTACCTGTTTCTATCCAAGTCGTATGACAGTTCTCCGAGCCAGGCTGACGAGGTCATCCAGCGGTTCCGACGTTACGCTGCGCTTGAGCCCAACAATGCGTTGGCGCAGTATTATTACGCGATGAGTTTGTGGAAGGGGAAACGCGCTGAAGGCTCCGGCCTGAACTTCCAAGAGGTGGAGTCGCTGCTAAAGAAGTCGATAGCGCTCAACGGCTCCATCCCCGAAGCCCACATGCAGTTGGGCAATCTGTACGCCGACCAGCGTCAGTTTGAGAAGTCGATTCCGGAGTATGTCCGTGCGCTCGAACTGAATCCAAATCTTCCCGACGCCCATTACCGCCTGGGAACAGACTATGTTCACATTGGGCAAAAAGATCGCGCCCAGACCGAGTTCGCCGTTTACCAGAAGCTCCGGGCACAACACATGGCCGAAGTTGACAAGGAGCGCGCAGAGGTAAAGCAGTTTGTTTATTCCTCAAAGCCTGCGCCTTCCGCTAAGCCTTGA
- a CDS encoding SDR family oxidoreductase: protein MTASTAPLAGKTALVTGASAGIGWATAIALAHQGANLVVTARREERLRQLCAEIEALGTKAVFYAGDAAEENTASQSIALAIANFGHLDIVINNAGAGNYKNLIDTSVEEYDSLMDANMKSGFLFSRFAAPLFIEQKSGTILFISSVAGLQGIGGEAVYCASKFAQIGFAQSLDAELRKHGIKVGSICPGGVKSEFGLGRGRTEEYIRSSHMMEPQEVAEAIVFACLQPPNVRIPQMTVRHMG from the coding sequence ATGACAGCATCTACCGCACCCCTCGCAGGTAAAACCGCACTTGTTACCGGAGCCAGTGCCGGCATAGGCTGGGCGACAGCAATCGCCCTTGCCCATCAAGGGGCCAATCTTGTCGTCACCGCTCGTCGCGAAGAGCGCCTTCGCCAGCTCTGCGCGGAGATCGAGGCTCTTGGCACGAAGGCTGTCTTCTATGCCGGAGACGCGGCCGAAGAGAACACCGCCAGCCAGTCTATTGCGCTTGCCATCGCTAACTTCGGCCATCTGGACATCGTCATCAACAACGCCGGCGCAGGAAACTACAAAAACCTCATAGACACCTCCGTTGAAGAATATGACTCCCTGATGGACGCCAATATGAAGTCCGGCTTCCTCTTCTCGCGTTTCGCCGCTCCGCTGTTCATTGAGCAGAAAAGTGGGACCATTCTTTTCATCTCGTCAGTAGCCGGGCTGCAAGGAATCGGCGGCGAGGCAGTCTACTGCGCCAGCAAGTTTGCGCAGATAGGCTTCGCACAATCGCTTGACGCCGAACTCCGCAAGCACGGCATCAAGGTGGGTTCGATCTGCCCGGGAGGCGTCAAATCCGAGTTCGGACTGGGACGCGGCCGCACCGAAGAGTACATTCGCAGCTCTCACATGATGGAGCCTCAGGAAGTCGCCGAAGCTATTGTCTTCGCGTGCCTCCAGCCGCCAAATGTCCGCATCCCGCAGATGACCGTCCGCCACATGGGTTGA
- a CDS encoding ATP-binding cassette domain-containing protein, translated as MSTDAIATDPGLLVEARGLVKEYARGGDTVRVVDDVSFAIRRGETMGLVGESGSGKSTVARMLLRLIEPTAGVVRYDGVELLAIGSRDMRGMRRRMQIVFQDPYAALNPRMKVREILAEPFAIHGEQHSATKDHLEVMLREVGLDASALERYPHEFSGGQRQRINIARALALRPEFLVLDEPVSALDVSVGAQVVNLLRELQRKYGLTYLFISHSMPLVRYLCDRVAVMQRGRVVEYGDCEKVCEAPRDEYTRGLIAATPEMPVFSD; from the coding sequence ATGTCAACAGATGCGATAGCGACCGATCCGGGACTGCTGGTGGAGGCACGCGGTTTGGTGAAGGAGTATGCGCGCGGCGGCGATACCGTGCGGGTCGTTGATGACGTTTCGTTTGCCATTCGCCGGGGCGAGACCATGGGGCTCGTAGGAGAATCCGGCTCGGGCAAGAGCACCGTAGCGCGGATGCTGCTTCGTTTGATCGAGCCCACGGCAGGAGTGGTCCGGTACGATGGCGTCGAGTTGCTCGCAATCGGCTCGCGCGACATGCGAGGGATGCGTCGCCGGATGCAAATTGTCTTTCAGGACCCCTACGCCGCGCTGAATCCGCGCATGAAGGTGCGCGAGATTCTGGCTGAGCCATTTGCGATTCACGGGGAGCAACATTCGGCAACCAAAGACCATCTGGAGGTAATGTTGCGCGAAGTAGGGCTTGACGCCTCGGCGCTGGAACGTTATCCGCATGAGTTCAGCGGCGGCCAGCGGCAACGGATCAACATTGCGCGTGCGCTGGCGCTGCGTCCGGAGTTTTTGGTGCTCGATGAGCCGGTGAGTGCGCTGGATGTCTCGGTCGGGGCACAGGTAGTGAACCTCCTACGGGAACTTCAGCGAAAGTATGGCCTGACTTATTTATTCATCTCGCACTCAATGCCCCTGGTGCGCTATCTCTGCGACCGTGTCGCTGTGATGCAGCGTGGCCGGGTGGTGGAATATGGCGATTGCGAAAAAGTCTGCGAAGCTCCGCGAGATGAGTACACACGAGGCCTGATTGCGGCGACGCCGGAGATGCCAGTCTTCTCAGACTAG
- a CDS encoding HAMP domain-containing sensor histidine kinase: MGHERRLHAMERRRDRRIRDEFEAYARLDTGHGGDFRELAKRVCRLVAGKSAFQRVAMMAQDATGGMYVASSVGMEEITVRALQAWAERVRDESAEEGATSDGAGIRVGEKSFAVVLGKDSADVGCGRAIIIPIQSSTGKLLGALAVCADRLMSLRRETVKEAIPPLEALAVKLGRAIENAEVVKQLRQAEKLASYSLLVTGVAHALNNPLTCVLQSAERIANTAKETRVRAAAETIVHEARRMQQTIQDMANFERYGARMDESVEIAGLVRELVSDCQKKLEDRGVLLVVDADDDVSAVRGNGYSLRLVLEHLLTNAAQAIARSGDDDREREIRISVNHGEGSVQMMVSDTGPGFKQPERLFEPFQPGGGAGMGLAICYGIVREHGGEISAFNLHPYGASVVVELPLEENLSHNFSGEAQEVA, from the coding sequence ATGGGGCACGAACGCCGTCTTCATGCAATGGAGCGGCGGCGGGACCGAAGGATTCGCGACGAGTTCGAGGCCTATGCTCGTCTCGACACCGGGCATGGAGGGGATTTCCGCGAGTTGGCGAAACGGGTGTGCCGACTGGTGGCAGGAAAGAGTGCATTTCAGCGAGTGGCAATGATGGCGCAGGACGCCACCGGGGGGATGTATGTGGCGAGCAGCGTGGGGATGGAAGAGATTACCGTCCGGGCGCTTCAGGCCTGGGCCGAGCGCGTGAGGGACGAGAGCGCAGAAGAGGGTGCGACGTCAGACGGAGCTGGCATTCGAGTGGGGGAAAAGAGCTTTGCGGTCGTTCTCGGAAAGGACTCCGCAGATGTAGGGTGCGGCCGGGCGATCATAATTCCAATTCAATCCTCCACGGGAAAGCTGCTCGGCGCGCTGGCGGTATGCGCGGATAGGCTGATGAGTCTGCGGCGCGAAACGGTGAAGGAGGCGATTCCGCCGCTGGAAGCGCTGGCAGTGAAGTTGGGCCGCGCCATTGAGAATGCCGAAGTTGTCAAGCAACTCAGACAGGCAGAGAAGTTGGCTAGCTATAGTCTTCTGGTTACCGGAGTGGCTCATGCATTGAACAATCCGTTGACGTGCGTGCTGCAGTCTGCGGAACGGATTGCCAACACCGCTAAGGAAACAAGAGTGCGGGCGGCTGCGGAGACGATCGTGCACGAGGCCCGACGAATGCAGCAGACCATACAGGATATGGCAAACTTCGAGCGATACGGTGCGCGGATGGATGAGTCGGTCGAGATCGCAGGGTTAGTGCGCGAACTGGTGTCCGATTGCCAGAAGAAACTGGAGGATCGGGGCGTTCTGCTGGTGGTGGACGCAGACGACGATGTATCGGCGGTGCGGGGAAATGGATATTCCCTGCGGCTGGTCTTGGAGCACCTGCTGACCAATGCGGCGCAGGCCATAGCGCGTAGTGGCGACGATGACCGGGAGCGCGAGATACGAATTTCGGTGAATCATGGCGAAGGTTCGGTGCAGATGATGGTGAGCGATACCGGCCCGGGTTTCAAGCAGCCGGAGCGGTTGTTTGAACCGTTCCAACCCGGCGGAGGGGCCGGCATGGGGCTCGCCATCTGCTATGGAATTGTGCGGGAACATGGCGGCGAGATCAGCGCGTTCAATCTCCATCCGTATGGGGCCTCCGTGGTGGTGGAGCTGCCTTTGGAAGAGAATCTATCCCACAATTTCTCCGGCGAGGCACAAGAGGTCGCTTAG
- a CDS encoding S9 family peptidase, giving the protein MRMLAGFVVGLVLGSVAFGQGIGLASTEAGVMESGVASTGRPMTFADLQRMKRINDPQISSSGKWIMFSAVDVDLEANTKISHLWVVPLKKESDAASRPSERQLSFWKEGETDGRFSPDGRQVAFVATDTGSGLSQIFVAPWDETTGTMGTPKRLTEGSTGADGPVWSPDSQRILFVSRVYPECSDEESWVQEDACDKRKDDAAAKNPVKAMIFTKLLYRHWDHYIGDKRSHVLVVNVTDGNTVRDLTPRREIGDAEAPVFSLGGPVDYAWAPDSKEIAYVTNLDAVPAASTNNDVITLRLDDPEARAVKISTSPGSDDAPAYSPDGRYIAFRSQARAGFESDQFRLMLFDRQAKTIKDMLPKFDNWVDEFVWAPNAKTIYFTSGEMGEENILSTQVDLPEATAVANKAEYGGLQVAPDGKTIVATVMTVRYPAAVGSIALNASGGGGAPVVRLSHMNDGLLRQLDLPKMESFIFPGAGNTAVQGFLIRPPHFDAARRYPLKFLMHGGPQTAWGDSWSYRWNAELLAADGYVVVMINRRGSTGYGQKFVDEVSGDWGGKAYVDLMKGLDYAEKQYPFIDKTRECALGASYGGFMADWVLTHTDRFKCIVTHDGMYNPQSAYGTTEELWFNEWEFKRPGTAGPGQPWKYAAGPMADDPFRKWSPMLSIQNAKTPTLIIHSQRDYRLDVSEGFQLFTALQRLDVPSKMLYFPDEGHWVQKPQNSKLWYETVNDWCDQWTHSGRYASGLNH; this is encoded by the coding sequence ATGAGGATGCTTGCCGGGTTTGTTGTGGGACTGGTGCTGGGTAGTGTGGCTTTCGGACAGGGAATTGGGTTGGCTTCGACCGAGGCCGGAGTAATGGAATCAGGAGTGGCCTCCACGGGCCGCCCGATGACGTTTGCCGACCTGCAGCGAATGAAGCGAATTAACGACCCTCAGATCTCGTCGAGCGGAAAGTGGATTATGTTTTCGGCAGTGGATGTCGATCTGGAGGCGAATACAAAGATAAGTCATCTATGGGTCGTGCCGCTAAAGAAAGAATCGGATGCTGCCTCGCGGCCTTCAGAAAGGCAACTGAGCTTTTGGAAGGAGGGCGAGACCGATGGACGGTTTTCGCCGGACGGGAGGCAGGTTGCGTTTGTAGCGACAGATACCGGGAGCGGCTTGTCGCAGATCTTTGTCGCCCCTTGGGATGAGACGACGGGCACGATGGGGACGCCGAAGCGGCTGACCGAAGGAAGCACTGGAGCCGATGGGCCAGTATGGTCGCCGGATTCGCAGCGGATTCTGTTTGTGTCGCGCGTTTATCCGGAGTGCAGCGACGAGGAGTCGTGGGTGCAGGAGGATGCCTGTGACAAACGTAAGGACGATGCAGCGGCGAAGAATCCGGTAAAGGCGATGATATTTACCAAGCTGCTTTACCGGCATTGGGACCACTACATCGGCGACAAGCGCAGTCATGTGCTCGTGGTGAACGTGACGGACGGTAATACGGTGCGTGATCTGACACCGCGCCGCGAGATCGGGGATGCGGAGGCTCCGGTCTTTTCGCTGGGTGGCCCGGTAGATTATGCGTGGGCCCCGGACTCGAAGGAGATTGCGTATGTGACGAATCTCGATGCGGTTCCGGCAGCGAGCACCAATAATGATGTGATCACACTGCGATTGGATGATCCCGAGGCGAGGGCAGTGAAGATTTCTACCTCGCCGGGGAGCGACGATGCGCCTGCTTACTCACCCGATGGAAGGTACATCGCGTTCCGGTCTCAGGCGCGCGCCGGGTTTGAGAGTGATCAGTTCCGGCTGATGCTGTTTGACCGCCAGGCGAAGACGATCAAGGATATGCTGCCGAAGTTCGATAACTGGGTAGACGAGTTTGTATGGGCGCCGAACGCGAAGACGATCTACTTTACCAGCGGCGAGATGGGCGAGGAGAACATCCTATCCACGCAGGTTGATCTACCGGAAGCGACAGCCGTGGCGAACAAGGCGGAGTATGGCGGGTTGCAGGTTGCTCCGGACGGCAAGACAATCGTTGCCACGGTGATGACGGTGAGATATCCGGCGGCGGTTGGCTCGATTGCCCTGAACGCCTCCGGCGGCGGCGGCGCGCCCGTGGTGCGGCTCTCGCATATGAACGATGGCCTGCTTCGCCAACTCGACCTGCCGAAGATGGAGAGCTTTATCTTTCCCGGTGCTGGAAATACCGCAGTGCAGGGATTCCTCATTCGACCGCCGCACTTCGATGCTGCAAGGAGGTATCCTCTGAAGTTCCTGATGCATGGCGGCCCGCAGACGGCGTGGGGCGATTCGTGGAGCTATCGCTGGAATGCAGAGCTGCTTGCAGCGGATGGTTACGTGGTCGTGATGATTAATCGTCGCGGGTCGACAGGATATGGGCAGAAGTTTGTCGATGAGGTGAGCGGAGACTGGGGCGGGAAGGCCTATGTCGATCTTATGAAGGGGCTCGACTATGCAGAGAAGCAGTATCCCTTTATCGACAAGACGCGGGAGTGCGCGCTGGGCGCGAGCTACGGCGGATTCATGGCCGACTGGGTGCTGACGCATACCGACCGTTTCAAGTGCATTGTGACCCACGACGGCATGTATAACCCGCAGAGCGCCTATGGGACGACCGAGGAGCTTTGGTTCAACGAGTGGGAGTTCAAGCGGCCGGGCACAGCCGGGCCGGGGCAGCCCTGGAAGTATGCGGCGGGACCGATGGCGGACGATCCTTTCAGAAAGTGGTCGCCGATGCTGTCGATTCAGAATGCGAAGACGCCTACGCTGATCATTCATTCGCAGAGGGATTACCGTCTTGATGTCTCAGAGGGCTTTCAGCTCTTCACGGCTTTGCAGCGGCTCGACGTGCCGAGCAAGATGCTCTACTTCCCCGACGAGGGGCATTGGGTTCAGAAGCCGCAGAACTCAAAGCTCTGGTACGAGACGGTGAATGACTGGTGCGATCAGTGGACTCACAGCGGAAGGTATGCGTCTGGACTGAATCATTAG